AGATCGCCGGCCGCCTGTCCGGATACCGCCGCCTGGGCCCGGCCCAGCTGACCGCGTTGATCAACCGCGACAACGCGCTGGTGGTCGACCTGCGCCCGATCGCCGACTTCGACAAGGGCCATATCGCCGGCAGCAAGAACGTGCAGATGAGCCAGTTCGATCCCGAGAACAAGCAGCTGGCGCCGGCCAAGGCGCTGCCGGTGGTGTTGGTCTGCAAGGCCGGCGAAAGCGCCGATGGCGCCGCCAAGCGCCTGCGCAAGGCCGGGT
Above is a genomic segment from Thermomonas aquatica containing:
- a CDS encoding rhodanese-like domain-containing protein; amino-acid sequence: MAFAGRHPLLSLALAGITLALIYNEIAGRLSGYRRLGPAQLTALINRDNALVVDLRPIADFDKGHIAGSKNVQMSQFDPENKQLAPAKALPVVLVCKAGESADGAAKRLRKAGFTNVNVLEGGIQAWQSADLPLVKGRG